A window of the Acidobacteriota bacterium genome harbors these coding sequences:
- a CDS encoding HU family DNA-binding protein — MVKADLVNRVAEVAELRKSQAIKAVDALFDALREAMVAGERIEFRGFGVFQVKPRKRGFGRNPRTGLEVKIPPGRTVRFKPGKDLRNLNL; from the coding sequence ATGGTCAAGGCAGATCTCGTCAATCGCGTTGCGGAAGTGGCTGAACTCAGGAAATCCCAGGCCATCAAGGCCGTCGACGCTCTCTTTGACGCCCTGCGGGAAGCCATGGTCGCCGGCGAGAGGATCGAATTCCGCGGTTTCGGCGTCTTCCAGGTCAAGCCCCGGAAGCGCGGCTTCGGCCGGAATCCTCGCACGGGACTCGAAGTGAAGATTCCCCCCGGACGAACGGTTCGCTTCAAACCCGGCAAGGACCTGCGCAACCTCAACCTGTGA